The Haloplanus sp. CK5-1 genome contains a region encoding:
- a CDS encoding transposase encodes MSSATLQDDPSVESFFNAVETETLALFEHLSFEFLEGFDVFAPAETGRTRDLEPPEMMRGFLHCYYKNIYGIRPVARELNNTVVWLSCSFDRPPSRDAVDRFLTDLEHVVDRVFDHLVEQAALRGLLDLTYSIDSTDVRAMPADPDASKCYDPTDDEYYYGYGCTIVSTGQKIPIAAEFTESKQAPEETAMRVTRDALAVGKPMWMLGDSAYDTLDWHDHLLAAGVVPVAPYNPRNTDDPKDIEYRVEDRIEKHSNDVQLKQSTLDETYNRRSGVERTNESVKGCGLGRTHARGRVHARAQVFLALCLRLVVAITNYERGDNPGSTIITV; translated from the coding sequence ATGAGTTCAGCGACCCTGCAAGATGATCCTTCGGTAGAATCGTTCTTCAATGCCGTGGAAACGGAGACGTTGGCGTTGTTCGAGCACCTCTCCTTCGAGTTTCTTGAAGGGTTCGACGTGTTCGCCCCGGCGGAGACGGGGCGAACACGAGATCTTGAGCCGCCCGAGATGATGCGTGGCTTTCTCCATTGCTATTACAAGAACATCTACGGTATCCGTCCGGTTGCACGAGAACTGAACAACACCGTTGTCTGGCTCAGCTGTAGCTTCGATCGACCGCCGTCGAGAGACGCGGTCGATCGATTCCTCACTGATCTTGAGCACGTTGTTGACCGGGTCTTCGACCATCTCGTCGAGCAGGCCGCCTTGCGGGGCCTGCTCGACTTGACGTATTCTATCGATTCAACCGACGTGAGAGCGATGCCCGCCGATCCAGACGCATCGAAGTGCTATGATCCAACCGATGACGAGTACTACTACGGCTACGGCTGCACGATCGTCTCAACCGGGCAAAAGATCCCGATTGCAGCCGAGTTCACCGAGAGCAAACAAGCACCAGAAGAGACGGCGATGCGCGTCACGCGTGACGCGCTCGCCGTCGGGAAACCGATGTGGATGCTTGGAGACAGTGCCTACGACACGCTCGACTGGCACGACCACCTGCTGGCCGCAGGGGTCGTGCCAGTCGCTCCGTACAATCCACGAAACACCGACGACCCGAAAGATATCGAGTACAGGGTAGAAGACCGCATTGAAAAACACAGCAACGACGTTCAGCTGAAGCAATCAACGCTAGACGAGACGTACAACCGCCGGAGTGGCGTCGAACGAACCAACGAATCAGTCAAGGGCTGCGGCCTCGGGCGAACGCACGCCCGAGGCCGCGTCCATGCACGAGCGCAGGTGTTCCTCGCGTTGTGTCTGCGCCTCGTCGTCGCAATCACCAACTACGAACGCGGAGACAATCCGGGAAGCACAATCATCACGGTGTGA
- a CDS encoding IS630 family transposase (programmed frameshift), which yields MDHLDEISVEELQDALDNVDEKKPTQRLLAAIAYKNGVTQTELAEWYDVQRRTIYSWLKRLDTDESLEQAVSDDKRTGRKRKLSELQQEEFEETVHDPPEKVGIDAPAWTPALAQEYLEETYGVEYSLPSCRRLLKEAGLSYQKPRRSAAEADEDEQEAFHDELKKKRREMDATVVCIDQTKKSVQVEPRAAWFPRGTRPSVELSGQRDWTCLLGAITEDGDRFFSRFTEYVTAEHAKHFILALCKEFEDDLIVVLDGAPYFQASAVTDLAARDDLAFVTLPSYSPELNPVEECWRQLQKALSNRFFDSLDELTTAIDTALDKLSVPKISNYF from the exons GTGGATCATCTCGACGAGATCTCCGTCGAGGAATTGCAAGACGCTCTCGACAACGTGGACGAAAAGAAGCCGACACAACGGCTCTTAGCGGCAATTGCGTACAAGAATGGTGTAACGCAGACCGAGCTAGCTGAGTGGTACGACGTTCAGCGACGGACCATCTACAGCTGGCTCAAGCGACTCGACACCGACGAGTCGCTTGAGCAAGCCGTGTCTGACGATAAACGAACTGGGAGAAAACGTAAACTTTCAGAATTACAGCAAGAAGAATTCGAGGAAACCGTTCACGATCCACCTGAAAAGGTCGGGATCGACGCGCCGGCGTGGACGCCGGCGCTTGCCCAAGAGTATCTCGAAGAAACGTACGGCGTTGAGTATTCACTCCCGAGTTGTCGGCGGTTGCTGAAAGAAGCGGGATTGAGCTATCAAAAACCACGCCGTTCAGCCGCCGAGGCTGACGAAGACGAGCAAGAAGCGTTCCACGACGAGCTCA AAAAAAAGCGGCGGGAAATGGACGCCACCGTAGTTTGTATTGACCAAACCAAGAAATCCGTGCAAGTTGAGCCGCGTGCCGCGTGGTTTCCGCGCGGCACGCGGCCCTCGGTCGAGCTTTCAGGCCAACGTGATTGGACGTGTCTGCTGGGCGCGATCACCGAGGACGGTGATCGCTTCTTCTCTCGATTTACCGAGTACGTCACGGCCGAACACGCAAAGCATTTCATTTTAGCATTATGTAAAGAATTCGAAGATGACTTGATCGTCGTGTTGGACGGAGCGCCGTATTTCCAGGCGTCGGCCGTCACGGACCTAGCGGCCCGTGACGACCTCGCCTTCGTGACGTTACCCTCGTATTCACCGGAGTTGAATCCAGTCGAAGAATGCTGGAGACAGCTGCAAAAGGCTCTGAGCAACCGCTTTTTTGACTCGCTTGATGAGCTAACAACAGCGATCGACACCGCTCTCGACAAACTCTCTGTTCCTAAAATAAGCAATTACTTCTAA
- a CDS encoding transposase, which yields MLEVHRTHRAKILNHNQVEDPLNRHGWSASKLWNVANHHSRQVWEKTGEIPDHADLKDELKGHSKYKGLHSQSSQRVLEELAEAFNSWYGSDDERDNPPGYRKRNYYDDQGRRAHEEHPRSTVTWKQNGIKHDPANNRVRLSKGANHKEHPRAWEYILVEYETRPDVTVENLQQVRAVYDQQNERWELHLVCKDEVETPDAPGNETAGIDLGISNFAAVAYSTGDADLYPGNRLKQDGYYFPKEIANCDDSGGERATHLHAKWSERRTHFFHSLAKHIVQRCVEKGAGQINVGDLEGVREDENGDSKNWGRHGNLDLHGWAFDRFTNILEYKAKVQGIKVVEVSERDTSKTCCVCGREDDSQRVERGLYVCDLCETAFNADVNGAENIRLDINGESNSESAGQLSGDRSTGWLAQPGVYLYDLSSGFQPQEQVVDCKP from the coding sequence ATGCTGGAAGTCCACCGTACCCACCGAGCGAAAATCCTCAACCACAACCAGGTAGAGGACCCGCTCAACCGGCATGGGTGGAGTGCCAGCAAGCTCTGGAACGTCGCAAACCATCACTCCCGCCAAGTGTGGGAAAAGACGGGTGAGATTCCTGACCACGCCGACCTCAAAGACGAGCTGAAAGGTCACTCAAAATACAAGGGACTGCACAGTCAGTCCAGTCAGCGCGTTCTGGAGGAACTCGCTGAAGCCTTCAACTCGTGGTACGGTTCCGACGACGAGCGGGACAATCCCCCCGGCTACCGCAAACGCAACTACTACGACGACCAAGGCCGCCGCGCCCACGAAGAACACCCGCGCAGCACGGTGACGTGGAAGCAGAACGGCATCAAACACGACCCAGCGAACAACCGAGTACGTCTCTCGAAGGGAGCGAATCACAAGGAACACCCCCGAGCGTGGGAGTACATCCTTGTTGAATACGAGACGCGCCCCGATGTCACGGTCGAGAACCTGCAACAGGTCAGGGCTGTCTACGACCAGCAGAACGAGCGATGGGAACTGCACCTCGTCTGCAAAGACGAAGTTGAGACACCAGATGCACCTGGCAACGAGACTGCGGGCATCGACCTCGGTATCAGCAACTTCGCAGCCGTCGCCTACAGCACCGGGGACGCCGATCTCTACCCCGGCAACCGCCTGAAACAGGACGGGTATTATTTCCCGAAAGAGATTGCCAACTGCGACGACTCAGGTGGTGAACGGGCCACTCATCTCCACGCGAAGTGGTCGGAGCGCAGAACGCACTTTTTCCATAGTCTCGCCAAACACATCGTCCAGCGGTGTGTCGAGAAGGGTGCTGGCCAGATTAATGTTGGAGACTTGGAAGGTGTTCGTGAGGACGAGAACGGCGACTCGAAGAACTGGGGTCGGCACGGCAACCTCGACCTGCATGGGTGGGCGTTCGACCGCTTCACGAACATTCTCGAATACAAGGCAAAAGTCCAGGGCATCAAAGTCGTGGAAGTGTCCGAACGCGACACGAGCAAGACCTGTTGCGTGTGCGGTCGGGAAGACGACAGTCAGCGTGTTGAGCGTGGGTTGTACGTGTGTGATCTGTGTGAGACGGCGTTCAACGCGGATGTGAATGGAGCGGAGAACATCCGTCTCGATATCAACGGCGAAAGTAACTCCGAGTCTGCCGGGCAGTTGTCCGGGGATAGGAGTACCGGCTGGTTGGCACAGCCCGGAGTCTACCTGTATGACTTGTCCAGCGGATTCCAACCGCAGGAACAAGTGGTGGACTGCAAACCTTAA